In Lates calcarifer isolate ASB-BC8 linkage group LG4, TLL_Latcal_v3, whole genome shotgun sequence, a genomic segment contains:
- the LOC127138917 gene encoding uncharacterized protein LOC127138917 yields MRSSLGLACLRCFITWMSLVHATHGPMLSCCLRWSKTIVPLNRIKHYIIQTEGICPRNAVVFLTQSGLRLCADPGSDWAKRAMQKLNEKARALLKVKQNEQESTGGITAAMSTTPKMEHERRAGQERGGKGRGGEVLKVEQNEEGLTSGITTAMSTTPILHHAGRAGQERGGKGRGGEVLKVEQNEEGLTSGITAAVEQNEGSMWLCLLANQ; encoded by the exons ATGAGATCCAGCCTGGGGTTAGCCTGTCTTCGCTGCTTCATCACATGGATGAGCTTGGTCCATGCAA CCCATGGACCTATGTTAAGCTGTTGCCTTAGGTGGTCCAAAACCATAGTCCCACTTAACCGAATCAAGCATTACATCATCCAGACTGAAGGAATCTGTCCCAGAAACGCTGTAGT GTTTCTGACGCAGTCTGGACTAAGACTTTGCGCCGACCCTGGGAGCGACTGGGCAAAAAGAGCCATGCAGAAGTTGAACGAGAAAGCAAGAGCGTTGCTAAAGGTGAAACAGAATGAACAGGAATCAACAGGTGGCATCACAGCAGCAATGTCCACTACACCAAAAATGGAGCATGAAAGAAGGGCAGGACAGGAAAGAGGTGGCAaaggaagaggtggagaggtGCTGAAGGTGGAACAGAATGAAGAGGGATTAACAAGTGGCATCACAACAGCAATGTCCACTACACCAATATTGCACCATGCAGGAAGGGCAGGACAGGAAAGAGGTGGCAaaggaagaggtggagaggtGCTGAAGGTGGAACAGAATGAAGAGGGATTAACAAGTGGCATCACAGCAGCAGTAGAACAGAATGAAGGATCAATGTGGCTGTGTCTGCTAGCTAACCAGTAA
- the LOC108883628 gene encoding eotaxin, giving the protein MRSSLGLACLLCFITWMSLVQATHGPVSSCCLRWSTTMIQLDRIMNYTIQSEGICPIKAVVFQTQSGNRLCSDPNNRWAKRAMKKVNEKTKALLKVEQNEQGSASDNKPAVSTTPKKEPLKKGRTRKKVQRKRSRAVKRWQRRRG; this is encoded by the exons ATGAGATCCAGCCTGGGGTTAGCCTGTCTTCTCTGCTTCATCACATGGATGAGCTTGGTCCAAGCAA CCCATGGACCTGTGTCAAGCTGTTGTCTTAGGTGGTCCACCACCATGATCCAACTTGACCGAATCATGAATTACACCATCCAGTCTGAAGGAATCTGTCCCATAAAAGCTGTAGT GTTTCAGACGCAGTCCGGAAACAGACTTTGCTCCGACCCTAACAACAGGTGGGCAAAAAGAGCCATGAAGAAGGTGAACGAGAAAACAAAAGCGTTGCTAAAGGTGGAACAGAATGAACAGGGATCAGCAAGTGACAACAAACCAGCAGTGTCCACTACACCAAAAAAAGAACCACTGAAGAAGGGCAGGACAAGAAAGAAGGTGCAGAGGAAGAGGTCAAGGGCAGTGAAGAGGTGGCAGAGAAGACGTGGCTGA
- the LOC108883630 gene encoding eotaxin, producing MRSSLGLACLLCFITWMSVVHATHGPMSSCLCVRLSNTKVTVKKIVNYTIQSDGICPMKAVVFQTQSGKRLCSDPNNNWAKRAMKKVDEETKVQLKVEQNDEGSASGITMATSTTPKMHHGSTAGQERGSGGENPGQ from the exons ATGAGATCCAGCCTGGGGTTAGCCTGTCTTCTCTGCTTCATCACATGGATGAGCGTGGTCCATGCAA CCCATGGACCTATGTCAAGTTGTCTGTGTGTCAGGTTGTCCAACACCAAAGTCACAGTTAAAAAAATTGTGAATTACACCATCCAGTCTGATGGCATCTGTCCCATGAAAGCTGTAGT GTTTCAGACGCAGTCTGGAAAGAGACTTTGCTCCGACCCTAACAACAACTGGGCAAAAAGAGCCATGAAGAAGGTGGACGAGGAGACAAAAGTGCAGCTAAAGGTGGAACAGAATGACGAGGGATCAGCAAGTGGCATCACAATGGCAACGTCCACTACACCAAAAATGCACCATGGGAGTACGGCAGGACAGGAAAGAGGCAGCGGAGGAGAAAATCCAGGGCAGTGA